A genomic window from Lineus longissimus chromosome 17, tnLinLong1.2, whole genome shotgun sequence includes:
- the LOC135501740 gene encoding cerebratulus toxin A-III-like isoform X1, with amino-acid sequence MNRAQLISVCLLGLITGEMVNGLDWPTYPGKEGIRSSKCQKTLNCGTKNIATKLVCKGFCLGRKRFWEKCGKNGSKSKSKICNALIAQACERAGKGLLLVTDVAVKAIVGLATTAIFAGKRDERTVEKRVPQARYAALAKAEAFVAKRKFGT; translated from the exons ATGAACCGAGCCCAGTTAATCTCGGTGTGTCTATTGGGGTTGATCACCGGCGAAATGG ttaatGGACTTGACTGGCCTACATACCCAGGCAAGGAGGGAATCCGATCCAGCAAATGTCAGAAAACACTCAATTGCGGCACTAAAAACATAGCGACAAAACTAGTTTGCAAGGGGTTTTGTCTTGGAAGAAAACGATTCTGGGA AAAATGTGGGAAAAATGGCTCTAAATCGAAATCCAAAATATGCAATGCTTTAATTGCACAAGCTTGCGAACGAGCCGGAAAAG GTCTCCTCTTGGTAACGGATGTTGCAGTCAAGGCCATCGTCGGTCTGGCCACTACGGCTATTTTTGCGGGCAAGCGAGACGAGCGGACGGTAGAAAAGAGAGTTCCCCAGGCGAGGTATGCTGCTCTGGCCAAAGCGGAAGCATTCGTCGCAAAACGAAAATTCGGCACCTAA
- the LOC135501740 gene encoding cerebratulus toxin A-III-like isoform X2: MNRAQLISVCLLGLITGEMVNGLDWPTYPGKEGIRSSKCQKTLNCGTKNIATKLVCKGFCLGRKRFWEKCGKNGSKSKSKICNALIAQACERAGKGLISLTDKAVTQIVSLATGLIGGKRDMSTEELEYFNELKRRGIDFERRQE, from the exons ATGAACCGAGCCCAGTTAATCTCGGTGTGTCTATTGGGGTTGATCACCGGCGAAATGG ttaatGGACTTGACTGGCCTACATACCCAGGCAAGGAGGGAATCCGATCCAGCAAATGTCAGAAAACACTCAATTGCGGCACTAAAAACATAGCGACAAAACTAGTTTGCAAGGGGTTTTGTCTTGGAAGAAAACGATTCTGGGA AAAATGTGGGAAAAATGGCTCTAAATCGAAATCCAAAATATGCAATGCTTTAATTGCACAAGCTTGCGAACGAGCCGGAAAAG GGCTTATCAGTTTGACGGACAAGGCGGTTACACAGATCGTATCCCTGGCCACAGGTTTAATTGGGGGAAAAAGGGACATGAGCACCGAAGAACTAGAATATTTTAACGAATTGAAAAGACGGGGAATCGACTTTGAAAGGAGACAAGAATAG